From a region of the Marmota flaviventris isolate mMarFla1 chromosome 13, mMarFla1.hap1, whole genome shotgun sequence genome:
- the Topors gene encoding E3 ubiquitin-protein ligase Topors isoform X2 → MIMASAAKEFKMDNFSPKAGTSKLQQTVPADASPDSKCPICLDRFDNVSYLDRCLHKFCFRCVQEWSKNKAECPLCKQPFDSIFHSVRAEDDFKEYVLRPSYNGSFATPEVRRFRYRTTMTRERNASVYSPSSTMNRRTTTPPDSGVLFEGLGISSRSRGVEIPQLMRQISLRQSTADERPLRKIQEQDIINFRRTLYRAGARVRNIEDGGRYRDISAEFFRRNPACLHRLVPWLKRELTVLFGAHGSLVNIVQHIIMSNVTRYDLESQAFVSDLRPFLLNRTEHFIHEFISFARSPFNMAAFDQHANYDCPAPSYEEGSHSDSSVITISPDETETQELDINVATVSQAPWDDETPGPSYSSSEQVHVAMSSLLNTSDSSDEELVTEGATSQIQGVQTNEDLNNDSDSSSDNCVIVGFVKPLAERTPELVELSSDSEELGSYEKIETGKTQEQEHSYSTGDSDVSRCSSPRSILGKDEQMNKGHCDSGTRIKSRKEEKRSTSLSSPRDLSSSMRGDRVYSPYNHRHRKRGRSRSSDSRSQSRSGHDQRNHRRHHGKKRMKSKRSRSRESSRPRGRRDKKRSRTRDSSWSRRSQTLSLSSESTSRSRSRSSDHGKRRSRSRNRDRYYLRNNYGSRYKWEYTYYSRNKDRDGYESSYRRRTLSRAHYSRQSSSPEFRIQSFSERTNARKKNNHSERKYYYYERHRSRSLSSNRSRTASTGPDRVRNEKPGGKRKYKTRHLEGTNEVAQPSRDFASKVKDSHYQKSTSKLDGNYKNESDSFSDSRSSERETKPKKRKRRTRSLSVEIVYEGKATDTTKHHKKKKKKHKKKHRKHHGDNISRSPVVITIDSDSDKDSEVQADMEECDNNCPQDPLQNEFLTPSLEPLETKDVVTIEDEFGVLDKECDITTLTNNLNNANKTVDNIPPQPTSVEQTLDVREESTFASDLENQPSSVVSIQTEPSRQLPSPRTSLMSLSLHRD, encoded by the coding sequence ATAATGGCATCAGCtgctaaagaatttaaaatggaCAACTTTTCACCTAAAGCTGGCACTAGCAAATTGCAACAGACAGTACCAGCTGATGCATCTCCTGATTCTAAGTGTCCTATATGCTTGGATAGATTTGATAATGTGTCTTACTTAGATCGCTGCTTACACAAGTTCTGTTTTCGCTGTGTTCAGGAGTGGTCAAAAAACAAAGCTGAATGTCCACTATGTAAACAGCCCTTTGattctatttttcattctgtGAGGGCAGAAGATGACTTCAAGGAGTATGTCCTAAGACCTTCATATAATGGTTCTTTTGCCACCCCTGAAGTTCGACGATTTCGCTACCGTACAACAATGACAAGGGAAAGAAATGCTTCTGTTTATTCACCTAGTAGTACCATGAATAGAAGAACAACTACTCCACCAGATAGTGGAGTGCTGTTTGAAGGGTTAGGCATTTCATCAAGATCTAGAGGTGTTGAAATTCCTCAACTTATGAGACAGATTTCATTAAGGCAATCTACTGCAGATGAAAGGCCTTTGCGGAAAATTCAAGAACaagatattattaattttagacGAACTCTCTATCGCGCTGGTGCTCGAGTTAGAAATATAGAAGATGGTGGCCGCTATAGGGATATTTCAGCTGAATTTTTCCGTAGGAATCCAGCTTGTCTTCACAGGTTAGTCCCTTGGTTAAAACGTGAACTTACAGTTCTTTTTGGAGCTCATGGATCTTTAGTCAATATTGTCCAGCACATCATCATGAGTAATGTTACTCGCTATGACTTGGAGAGTCAGGCATTTGTGTCTGATTTAAGACCATTTTTACTTAATCGAACTGAGCATTTTATACATGAGTTTATCAGTTTTGCTCGATCTCCTTTTAACATGGCAGCTTTTGACCAACATGCTAATTATGATTGCCCTGCTCCATCATATGAAGAAGGTAGCCATTCTGATTCTTCAGTCATAACAATATCTCCAGATGAGACTGAGACCCAAGAGCTGGATATTAATGTAGCCACTGTTAGTCAGGCACCTTGGGATGATGAAACTCCAGGACCATCTTACTCAAGCTCAGAGCAGGTACATGTTGCCATGTCTTCCCTTTTAAATACTTCTGACAGTTCAGATGAAGAACTTGTCACAGAAGGAGCCACGTCTCAGATACAAGGAGTACAAACCAATGAAGACCTAAATAATGACAGTGATTCTTCTTCAGATAATTGTGTCATTGTTGGGTTTGTTAAACCACTAGCTGAGAGGACGCCAGAACTTGTTGAACTGTCCTCAGATTCTGAGGAGTTAGGCTCTTATGAGAAAATAGAAACAGGGAAGACACAAGAACAAGAGCACTCTTACAGTACTGGTGATAGTGATGTTAGTAGATGTTCATCTCCACGCTCTATTCTTGGAAAAGATGAGCAAATGAATAAAGGTCATTGTGATTCTGGTACAAGAATCAAatcaaggaaggaagagaaacgATCTACATCATTGTCATCTCCTAGAGACCTGAGCTCATCTATGAGAGGAGACAGAGTATATTCCCCGTATAACCATAGACACAGAAAGAGGGGAAGATCCAGAAGTTCGGATTCTCGTTCCCAGAGTAGAAGTGGGCACGATCAGAGGAATCATAGAAGGCATCatgggaagaaaagaatgaagagcaAACGATCCAGAAGCAGGGAGAGTAGCAGACCTAGAGGAAGAAGAGACAAAAAGAGATCAAGAACTAGAGATAGCAGTTGGTCAAGAAGAAGCCAAACTCTTTCTCTAAGTAGTGAAAGCACAAGCAGATCAAGATCTCGTAGCAGTGATCATGGCAAAAGAAGATCACGGAGCAGAAATAGAGATCgctattatttaagaaataattatggAAGCAGATATAAGTGGGAGTATACATATTACAGTAGAAACAAGGACAGGGACGGTTATGAATCGTCTTACAGAAGGAGGACTCTGTCCAGAGCCCATTATTCTAGACAATCTTCAAGTCCAGAATTTAGAATTCAGTCCTTTTCTGAAAGAACAAATGCTAGGAAAAAGAATAATCACAGTGAAAGgaagtattattattatgaaagGCACAGATCGAGGAGCCTTTCTAGTAATAGGTCAAGGACTGCATCTACAGGGCCTGACCGGGTGAGAAACGAAAAGCCTGGAGGGAAACGAAAATACAAAACACGGCATTTGGAGGGTACTAATGAAGTTGCTCAACCATCTCGTGACTTTGCTTCTAAAGTAAAGGACAGTCATTACCAAAAATCTACATCAAAATTGGATGGAAATTACAAAAATGAGAGTGATAGCTTTTCAGACAGCCGATCatcagagagagaaacaaaacctaagaaaagaaaaagaagaacccgGAGCTTAAGTGTAGAGATAGTCTATGAAGGGAAAGCTACCGATACAACTAaacatcataaaaagaaaaagaagaaacataagaAGAAGCATAGGAAACATCATGGCGATAATATTTCACGTTCCCCAGTTGTTATTACTATTGACAGTGATAGTGATAAAGATTCTGAAGTGCAGGCAGATATGGAAGAATGTGACAATAATTGTCCTCAAGACCCTTTACAAAATGAGTTTTTGACTCCTTCCTTGGAACCACTTGAAACTAAAGACGTAGTCACAATAGAAGATGAATTTGGTGTCCTGGACAAGGAGTGTGATATCACCACACTTACCAACAACTTGAATAATGCCAATAAGACTGTGGACAATATTCCGCCCCAGCCAACTTCAGTTGAACAAACTCTTGATGTAAGAGAAGAGAGCACCTTTGCCTCCGATTTGGAAAACCAGCCCAGTAGTGTTGTATCTATTCAAACTGAGCCATCAAGGCAATTGCCATCTCCACGGACATCATTAATGTCATTGTCTCTCCATAGAGATTGA
- the Topors gene encoding E3 ubiquitin-protein ligase Topors isoform X1, with protein sequence MGSQQPPGSPLSREEGEAPPPTPAPEGRRRSRRVRLRGSCRHRPSLLRRGELASSAAAGPAPASSEIMASAAKEFKMDNFSPKAGTSKLQQTVPADASPDSKCPICLDRFDNVSYLDRCLHKFCFRCVQEWSKNKAECPLCKQPFDSIFHSVRAEDDFKEYVLRPSYNGSFATPEVRRFRYRTTMTRERNASVYSPSSTMNRRTTTPPDSGVLFEGLGISSRSRGVEIPQLMRQISLRQSTADERPLRKIQEQDIINFRRTLYRAGARVRNIEDGGRYRDISAEFFRRNPACLHRLVPWLKRELTVLFGAHGSLVNIVQHIIMSNVTRYDLESQAFVSDLRPFLLNRTEHFIHEFISFARSPFNMAAFDQHANYDCPAPSYEEGSHSDSSVITISPDETETQELDINVATVSQAPWDDETPGPSYSSSEQVHVAMSSLLNTSDSSDEELVTEGATSQIQGVQTNEDLNNDSDSSSDNCVIVGFVKPLAERTPELVELSSDSEELGSYEKIETGKTQEQEHSYSTGDSDVSRCSSPRSILGKDEQMNKGHCDSGTRIKSRKEEKRSTSLSSPRDLSSSMRGDRVYSPYNHRHRKRGRSRSSDSRSQSRSGHDQRNHRRHHGKKRMKSKRSRSRESSRPRGRRDKKRSRTRDSSWSRRSQTLSLSSESTSRSRSRSSDHGKRRSRSRNRDRYYLRNNYGSRYKWEYTYYSRNKDRDGYESSYRRRTLSRAHYSRQSSSPEFRIQSFSERTNARKKNNHSERKYYYYERHRSRSLSSNRSRTASTGPDRVRNEKPGGKRKYKTRHLEGTNEVAQPSRDFASKVKDSHYQKSTSKLDGNYKNESDSFSDSRSSERETKPKKRKRRTRSLSVEIVYEGKATDTTKHHKKKKKKHKKKHRKHHGDNISRSPVVITIDSDSDKDSEVQADMEECDNNCPQDPLQNEFLTPSLEPLETKDVVTIEDEFGVLDKECDITTLTNNLNNANKTVDNIPPQPTSVEQTLDVREESTFASDLENQPSSVVSIQTEPSRQLPSPRTSLMSLSLHRD encoded by the coding sequence ATAATGGCATCAGCtgctaaagaatttaaaatggaCAACTTTTCACCTAAAGCTGGCACTAGCAAATTGCAACAGACAGTACCAGCTGATGCATCTCCTGATTCTAAGTGTCCTATATGCTTGGATAGATTTGATAATGTGTCTTACTTAGATCGCTGCTTACACAAGTTCTGTTTTCGCTGTGTTCAGGAGTGGTCAAAAAACAAAGCTGAATGTCCACTATGTAAACAGCCCTTTGattctatttttcattctgtGAGGGCAGAAGATGACTTCAAGGAGTATGTCCTAAGACCTTCATATAATGGTTCTTTTGCCACCCCTGAAGTTCGACGATTTCGCTACCGTACAACAATGACAAGGGAAAGAAATGCTTCTGTTTATTCACCTAGTAGTACCATGAATAGAAGAACAACTACTCCACCAGATAGTGGAGTGCTGTTTGAAGGGTTAGGCATTTCATCAAGATCTAGAGGTGTTGAAATTCCTCAACTTATGAGACAGATTTCATTAAGGCAATCTACTGCAGATGAAAGGCCTTTGCGGAAAATTCAAGAACaagatattattaattttagacGAACTCTCTATCGCGCTGGTGCTCGAGTTAGAAATATAGAAGATGGTGGCCGCTATAGGGATATTTCAGCTGAATTTTTCCGTAGGAATCCAGCTTGTCTTCACAGGTTAGTCCCTTGGTTAAAACGTGAACTTACAGTTCTTTTTGGAGCTCATGGATCTTTAGTCAATATTGTCCAGCACATCATCATGAGTAATGTTACTCGCTATGACTTGGAGAGTCAGGCATTTGTGTCTGATTTAAGACCATTTTTACTTAATCGAACTGAGCATTTTATACATGAGTTTATCAGTTTTGCTCGATCTCCTTTTAACATGGCAGCTTTTGACCAACATGCTAATTATGATTGCCCTGCTCCATCATATGAAGAAGGTAGCCATTCTGATTCTTCAGTCATAACAATATCTCCAGATGAGACTGAGACCCAAGAGCTGGATATTAATGTAGCCACTGTTAGTCAGGCACCTTGGGATGATGAAACTCCAGGACCATCTTACTCAAGCTCAGAGCAGGTACATGTTGCCATGTCTTCCCTTTTAAATACTTCTGACAGTTCAGATGAAGAACTTGTCACAGAAGGAGCCACGTCTCAGATACAAGGAGTACAAACCAATGAAGACCTAAATAATGACAGTGATTCTTCTTCAGATAATTGTGTCATTGTTGGGTTTGTTAAACCACTAGCTGAGAGGACGCCAGAACTTGTTGAACTGTCCTCAGATTCTGAGGAGTTAGGCTCTTATGAGAAAATAGAAACAGGGAAGACACAAGAACAAGAGCACTCTTACAGTACTGGTGATAGTGATGTTAGTAGATGTTCATCTCCACGCTCTATTCTTGGAAAAGATGAGCAAATGAATAAAGGTCATTGTGATTCTGGTACAAGAATCAAatcaaggaaggaagagaaacgATCTACATCATTGTCATCTCCTAGAGACCTGAGCTCATCTATGAGAGGAGACAGAGTATATTCCCCGTATAACCATAGACACAGAAAGAGGGGAAGATCCAGAAGTTCGGATTCTCGTTCCCAGAGTAGAAGTGGGCACGATCAGAGGAATCATAGAAGGCATCatgggaagaaaagaatgaagagcaAACGATCCAGAAGCAGGGAGAGTAGCAGACCTAGAGGAAGAAGAGACAAAAAGAGATCAAGAACTAGAGATAGCAGTTGGTCAAGAAGAAGCCAAACTCTTTCTCTAAGTAGTGAAAGCACAAGCAGATCAAGATCTCGTAGCAGTGATCATGGCAAAAGAAGATCACGGAGCAGAAATAGAGATCgctattatttaagaaataattatggAAGCAGATATAAGTGGGAGTATACATATTACAGTAGAAACAAGGACAGGGACGGTTATGAATCGTCTTACAGAAGGAGGACTCTGTCCAGAGCCCATTATTCTAGACAATCTTCAAGTCCAGAATTTAGAATTCAGTCCTTTTCTGAAAGAACAAATGCTAGGAAAAAGAATAATCACAGTGAAAGgaagtattattattatgaaagGCACAGATCGAGGAGCCTTTCTAGTAATAGGTCAAGGACTGCATCTACAGGGCCTGACCGGGTGAGAAACGAAAAGCCTGGAGGGAAACGAAAATACAAAACACGGCATTTGGAGGGTACTAATGAAGTTGCTCAACCATCTCGTGACTTTGCTTCTAAAGTAAAGGACAGTCATTACCAAAAATCTACATCAAAATTGGATGGAAATTACAAAAATGAGAGTGATAGCTTTTCAGACAGCCGATCatcagagagagaaacaaaacctaagaaaagaaaaagaagaacccgGAGCTTAAGTGTAGAGATAGTCTATGAAGGGAAAGCTACCGATACAACTAaacatcataaaaagaaaaagaagaaacataagaAGAAGCATAGGAAACATCATGGCGATAATATTTCACGTTCCCCAGTTGTTATTACTATTGACAGTGATAGTGATAAAGATTCTGAAGTGCAGGCAGATATGGAAGAATGTGACAATAATTGTCCTCAAGACCCTTTACAAAATGAGTTTTTGACTCCTTCCTTGGAACCACTTGAAACTAAAGACGTAGTCACAATAGAAGATGAATTTGGTGTCCTGGACAAGGAGTGTGATATCACCACACTTACCAACAACTTGAATAATGCCAATAAGACTGTGGACAATATTCCGCCCCAGCCAACTTCAGTTGAACAAACTCTTGATGTAAGAGAAGAGAGCACCTTTGCCTCCGATTTGGAAAACCAGCCCAGTAGTGTTGTATCTATTCAAACTGAGCCATCAAGGCAATTGCCATCTCCACGGACATCATTAATGTCATTGTCTCTCCATAGAGATTGA